In Verrucomicrobiota bacterium, a single window of DNA contains:
- a CDS encoding LTA synthase family protein: MGYFAYLQVRVDSSSLRFLDNPLIAGQMLHETYPLGWLLIATLSVTCVLFIGFGRLLPFGLGCAPGNMKTQKKWGIKVAFWLLVLFGLYGKFSWYPLRWSDTFWSSHSFASSLSSNPVLYFYSTFKNRELLFDPEVTSGFVESRIGDYLGLNKEQARSLDFTREFQPPKPAAPINVVLVIMESFASYKTGLGSNPLDPTPAFDRLAEQGVLFPHFFTPHMGTARGLWATITGIPDIEVKETSSRNPLVINQRTIINDFAGYDKLYFLGGSMNWANIRGLLTHNIPDLEIFEEGSYSAPRVDGWGISDLSLFKEADSIMSKRENPFFAIIQTSGNHRPYTIPEDNEGFELTEVGEDRLRETGFISNKELNAFRLFDHSVGHFMKIARQQDYFENTLFVFLGDHGLAGYAGDHSFAHESQLEINRYRVPLLFYSPKRLSPKVLDKVASQVDVLPSIAHLAGIRYKNTTLGRNLFNPEFDDQRYAFTMIHERKEMGLLNDSFYLTMNLDGTKTRLQQLGVEDPRKNVSHLFPKLTEQMAVVCQGIFETANYLRYHNGVELEN, translated from the coding sequence ATGGGCTATTTTGCGTATCTCCAGGTAAGGGTGGACTCCTCCTCCTTACGGTTTCTCGATAACCCCTTAATCGCGGGGCAAATGCTGCATGAGACCTATCCCTTGGGGTGGTTGTTAATAGCTACTCTCTCGGTCACATGCGTTTTGTTCATCGGTTTCGGTCGTCTTCTTCCTTTTGGCCTGGGCTGTGCTCCTGGCAACATGAAAACTCAAAAGAAATGGGGCATCAAGGTCGCCTTTTGGCTGTTGGTATTGTTTGGACTCTACGGAAAGTTCTCTTGGTACCCATTGCGTTGGAGTGATACGTTTTGGAGCAGTCATTCTTTTGCTTCCAGTCTCTCTTCCAATCCAGTGTTGTATTTTTATTCGACGTTCAAGAACAGGGAACTGTTATTTGACCCGGAGGTCACGAGCGGTTTTGTCGAGTCTCGAATTGGCGATTATTTAGGACTTAACAAGGAACAGGCTCGATCTCTTGATTTTACAAGGGAGTTTCAACCACCAAAACCAGCTGCGCCCATTAATGTTGTACTGGTTATAATGGAGTCCTTCGCCAGCTATAAAACCGGGTTGGGCAGTAATCCTTTGGATCCCACTCCGGCCTTTGATCGATTGGCAGAACAAGGGGTCTTATTCCCCCATTTTTTTACGCCACACATGGGAACAGCCAGAGGATTGTGGGCAACCATAACGGGCATACCCGATATTGAAGTAAAGGAAACTTCCTCGCGCAATCCATTGGTCATCAACCAACGAACCATCATCAATGATTTTGCGGGATATGATAAACTCTATTTTCTGGGAGGTAGTATGAACTGGGCAAATATTCGGGGATTACTGACTCACAATATTCCGGATTTAGAGATTTTCGAAGAAGGAAGTTATAGTGCTCCGAGAGTAGATGGTTGGGGCATATCGGACCTGAGTCTGTTTAAAGAAGCAGACTCCATCATGAGCAAGCGTGAGAACCCATTTTTTGCGATTATTCAAACCTCGGGGAACCATCGGCCCTATACGATTCCCGAAGATAATGAAGGTTTTGAACTAACCGAAGTGGGGGAAGATAGGCTGCGCGAAACGGGCTTCATTTCAAATAAGGAGCTCAATGCGTTCCGTCTGTTTGATCACAGTGTGGGACATTTTATGAAAATTGCACGCCAGCAGGATTATTTTGAAAACACACTATTCGTATTTTTGGGCGACCACGGTCTGGCTGGGTATGCCGGCGATCATTCATTCGCCCATGAAAGCCAACTGGAAATAAACCGTTATCGTGTTCCCTTACTTTTTTATTCACCAAAACGCTTGAGCCCTAAGGTCCTGGATAAAGTGGCAAGCCAGGTAGATGTTCTGCCAAGCATCGCTCATTTGGCTGGTATTCGCTATAAAAATACAACTTTGGGGCGCAATTTATTCAATCCAGAATTCGATGATCAACGCTATGCCTTTACGATGATTCATGAGAGAAAAGAGATGGGGCTACTCAACGACTCTTTCTACCTTACCATGAATCTAGATGGCACGAAAACGCGACTACAACAGCTGGGAGTCGAAGATCCGAGGAAAAATGTTAGCCATCTCTTTCCTAAGCTAACTGAACAAATGGCGGTCGTCTGCCAAGGTATTTTTGAGACCGCGAATTACCTGCGATACCACAACGGAGTTGAACTTGAAAACTAG
- a CDS encoding metallophosphoesterase family protein translates to MKTRFYFRPIVVRVLAALLITATLVGAYRLWEHHRDQFYTGERPPYLQLSGADSMLIRWQTEGSNQGQVRFGVDPRNFDRVLNEEESRIEHCLELTHLIPNTKYYYSIGDTVTSRPIFHGSEFWFLMPDLSKRNTTTRLWVLGDPGKPGKDQNAVRDAAYSWFSQNNRQDMPPVDLVLTLGDNAYTSGTNQEFQKHFFKPYQNIFRNIPVLPACGNHDNRRNVIFNLFDFPSEAQLGGHPSYTERYFSLNYQDVHLIFLDSTSQDAMKKSSMVHWLMQDLKKNDRLWTLVILHHPPYTKGSHDSDDLNDSDGRMAWIRQALVPVFEFGGVDLVLSGHSHGYERSSLINNHFGLSNSWTPDMLISEQTQMERPLLKNHGTVYLVAGSSSKIGPDSHGYNHPAMVFSSESLGSLVIDVGEDQLLSRFINQNGEIIDEFSLIHQKLDSRSLHSLKH, encoded by the coding sequence TTGAAAACTAGATTTTATTTCAGGCCAATCGTTGTCAGGGTGTTGGCTGCGCTCCTGATAACGGCAACGCTTGTTGGAGCCTACCGGCTATGGGAGCATCACCGTGATCAATTCTATACTGGGGAGCGGCCGCCTTACCTTCAGTTGTCTGGCGCTGATAGCATGCTTATTCGTTGGCAAACGGAAGGATCAAATCAGGGGCAGGTCCGGTTTGGAGTAGATCCACGAAACTTTGATAGGGTACTGAATGAAGAGGAGTCGCGGATTGAGCACTGTCTCGAATTAACTCACTTAATACCGAATACAAAATACTATTATTCAATCGGAGATACGGTTACCAGCCGGCCCATCTTTCATGGCTCCGAATTCTGGTTTTTGATGCCTGATCTTTCCAAACGGAATACGACCACCCGCCTCTGGGTATTGGGCGATCCTGGAAAGCCTGGCAAAGATCAAAATGCAGTCAGGGACGCCGCATACTCCTGGTTTTCTCAGAACAATCGGCAAGATATGCCTCCCGTGGATCTAGTTCTTACTCTCGGAGATAATGCCTATACTTCCGGCACCAACCAAGAGTTCCAAAAACACTTTTTTAAGCCGTATCAGAATATATTTAGAAATATTCCCGTTTTGCCTGCCTGTGGTAATCATGACAATCGCAGGAATGTGATATTTAATCTATTCGATTTCCCTTCCGAGGCTCAATTAGGGGGGCATCCATCTTACACAGAAAGATATTTTTCTCTCAACTATCAAGATGTTCATCTTATTTTCCTCGATTCAACATCTCAGGATGCGATGAAGAAGTCGTCTATGGTTCATTGGCTCATGCAAGATCTGAAGAAAAACGATCGTCTTTGGACTCTGGTTATTCTCCATCACCCACCTTACACTAAAGGATCTCATGACTCAGATGATTTGAACGATAGTGATGGGCGTATGGCATGGATTCGCCAAGCGTTAGTGCCCGTATTTGAGTTTGGCGGTGTTGATCTTGTGCTATCAGGGCACAGCCATGGTTACGAACGGTCCTCCTTAATAAATAACCACTTCGGCCTTTCTAACTCGTGGACACCCGATATGTTGATCTCTGAGCAAACGCAAATGGAAAGGCCGTTACTCAAGAACCATGGCACCGTTTATCTCGTGGCTGGTTCTTCCTCAAAAATAGGTCCCGATTCTCACGGCTACAACCATCCAGCTATGGTTTTTTCCAGTGAGAGCCTTGGTTCATTAGTCATCGATGTTGGCGAGGACCAACTCCTCTCCCGTTTCATCAATCAAAATGGCGAGATAATCGATGAGTTCTCGCTAATACATCAAAAACTCGACTCTCGCTCCTTACATTCGCTCAAACACTGA